A genomic stretch from Clostridia bacterium includes:
- a CDS encoding ATP-binding protein, with protein sequence MWYEEFLSKYKAGISHEFLLYFNVRDLVDNYRYVDRFLYDEFIKQRGFGIVAFYDISHGLTFIDPGMEREFHKITSNEAVNLLHALPSKIFPYIDMALRGTKMVLFINHAEKIIPAVDVGSMSLEERAALIWLCEWSVDPKISNVGSTIIMLADNIADVSRETLKSSYRIEPVLVELPGETDRKEYIEYLLNDKNVKSNISSDEFAKLSSGLSKKSIKDIKLKAEAEDVPVSFEFIKEKKHSVLKKEYGDVLEFIYPEIGFEDIGGMEMAKNYLVKNIVNPIKKGDLRRVPMGILLCGPSGTGKTLLVNALAKSSGFNCVKIDMSRILGQYVGESEKNFKKCLLGAQSQQPVIVFVDEIDTAFRRGESGDSGVSRNIFSEFLQFTSNTNNRGKVIFIAATNRPDLLDAALKRAGRFDKKIPILLPEAPERAEIFKIMIKKYGFETDIADFLPFAEKTESYTGAEIETVVRKAYELANEDEAEGSVLTGDILDRAIEKCRPSTQEVEFMTMLAVRECDDKDLLPDKYKEWLDNKDSLEFAEIRE encoded by the coding sequence ATGTGGTATGAAGAATTTTTGAGCAAATATAAGGCAGGTATTTCACATGAGTTCCTCTTATATTTCAATGTAAGGGACCTTGTTGATAATTACAGATATGTAGACAGATTTCTTTATGATGAATTCATTAAGCAGAGGGGTTTTGGGATAGTTGCTTTTTATGATATTTCCCATGGGCTTACATTTATCGATCCTGGTATGGAAAGAGAATTCCATAAGATTACCTCAAATGAAGCTGTAAATCTGCTTCATGCTCTTCCATCCAAGATATTTCCTTATATAGATATGGCTTTAAGAGGTACAAAAATGGTACTTTTTATAAACCATGCCGAAAAGATAATTCCTGCCGTAGATGTAGGAAGCATGTCTCTTGAAGAAAGGGCAGCCCTTATATGGCTTTGCGAATGGTCTGTGGATCCCAAGATATCCAACGTGGGAAGTACAATAATAATGCTTGCAGACAATATTGCAGATGTAAGCAGGGAAACTTTAAAGTCCTCTTACAGAATCGAGCCTGTATTGGTTGAGTTACCTGGCGAAACCGATAGAAAAGAGTATATAGAGTATCTTTTGAATGACAAAAATGTCAAGTCAAATATTTCGTCGGACGAATTTGCGAAACTGTCTTCAGGACTCAGTAAGAAGTCCATAAAAGATATAAAGCTAAAAGCGGAAGCTGAGGATGTACCTGTAAGTTTCGAATTCATTAAGGAGAAGAAGCATTCTGTTCTAAAAAAGGAATATGGAGATGTTTTAGAGTTTATTTACCCCGAAATCGGTTTTGAGGATATAGGGGGCATGGAAATGGCAAAAAACTACCTTGTAAAAAATATCGTCAACCCTATCAAAAAGGGAGATTTGAGAAGAGTGCCCATGGGAATACTATTATGCGGGCCATCTGGAACAGGAAAGACTTTATTGGTTAATGCCCTGGCAAAATCCAGCGGGTTTAACTGTGTAAAGATAGATATGTCAAGGATATTGGGTCAATATGTGGGTGAGAGCGAGAAGAATTTCAAAAAATGTCTTTTGGGAGCCCAGTCACAGCAGCCTGTAATCGTTTTTGTCGATGAAATAGACACTGCCTTTAGAAGAGGTGAGAGTGGGGACAGCGGTGTGAGTAGAAATATATTCAGTGAATTTTTGCAGTTTACCAGTAATACTAATAATAGAGGGAAAGTAATTTTCATTGCAGCAACTAACAGACCTGACTTGCTTGATGCTGCACTGAAAAGGGCAGGCAGATTTGATAAAAAGATACCTATTCTTCTTCCTGAGGCACCTGAAAGGGCAGAAATATTTAAGATTATGATAAAAAAGTATGGCTTTGAAACTGACATTGCGGATTTTTTACCTTTTGCTGAGAAAACAGAAAGCTATACAGGCGCGGAAATAGAAACTGTTGTAAGAAAAGCCTACGAGCTCGCAAATGAGGATGAAGCTGAGGGGAGTGTCCTTACCGGTGATATACTGGATAGGGCGATAGAAAAATGCCGACCGAGCACTCAGGAAGTTGAATTTATGACCATGCTTGCTGTCAGAGAATGTGATGATAAGGACTTGTTGCCGGATAAGTATAAAGAATGGCTGGATAATAAGGATTCACTTGAATTTGCAGAAATTAGGGAATAG
- a CDS encoding heavy-metal-associated domain-containing protein, producing the protein METTTFTVPSITCNICSDKIQEGLKTLDGVGNISVDLKTKMVNVEYNPNDVQPQDIRKKVSSLGYEVVQ; encoded by the coding sequence ATGGAAACTACTACATTTACTGTTCCATCAATAACCTGCAACATATGCTCGGACAAAATTCAAGAAGGTTTAAAAACTCTAGACGGTGTCGGTAATATTTCCGTTGATTTGAAAACTAAAATGGTTAATGTTGAATATAACCCAAATGATGTACAACCTCAGGATATAAGAAAAAAGGTTTCAAGCCTGGGCTATGAAGTGGTCCAGTGA